A part of Crassostrea angulata isolate pt1a10 chromosome 5, ASM2561291v2, whole genome shotgun sequence genomic DNA contains:
- the LOC128184043 gene encoding transmembrane protein 45B-like gives MGSFAGHALPGSFFIVMSVWWIISIFTRYFKALKRDTRFKSSVTFPFLCCPGRLRNWPLEAMVKLFMVSVGFSLEIYTGTSDGKFTALGNGQHATMFFFFGITAVIDLLLFFDVPLPKDLDYVSNILAIGVEGLLFKFHLHGRTHLDVLLHTLLIYSIALNALGIILEMKYRHNILCALSRCYGFLLQGTWFWQVGFILYNPYPNHIPWKPDDHDDLMIATMFFSWHVAANFLVVLCIGGVIGFLHRRFGGYAGEDEFAMKRLIHKDSNGQRLISMHEESDSDIEFQKPASR, from the coding sequence ATGGGAAGTTTTGCAGGACATGCCCTTCCAGGGTCTTTTTTCATTGTGATGTCGGTATGGTGGATCATCTCCATCTTTACGCGATATTTCAAAGCTCTGAAGCGCGACACCAGGTTCAAGAGTTCCGTCACGTTTCCATTCCTCTGCTGTCCTGGGAGACTGCGGAATTGGCCACTGGAAGCCATGGTCAAACTGTTCATGGTGTCTGTTGGGTTCTCGCTAGAAATCTACACTGGGACCAGTGATGGAAAATTCACAGCACTTGGCAATGGGCAGCACGCcacaatgtttttcttttttggaaTAACTGCTGTAATAGATTTACTTCTCTTCTTCGATGTGCCACTACCAAAGGACTTAGATtatgtttcaaacattttggCCATTGGAGTTGAGGGTCTTCTTTTCAAATTTCATCTGCATGGCCGAACACATTTGGATGTTCTTCTGCATACGCTTTTGATTTACTCTATAGCCCTCAATGCATTAGGaattattttggaaatgaaGTACCGACATAATATCCTCTGCGCCCTGTCCAGGTGCTATGGATTTTTGCTCCAAGGAACCTGGTTCTGGCAGGTTGGCTTCATTCTCTACAATCCATATCCAAACCACATCCCATGGAAACCCGACGACCATGACGATTTGATGATAGCCACCATGTTCTTTTCGTGGCATGTAGCTGCCAATTTCCTTGTCGTTCTATGCATTGGTGGAGTGATAGGCTTCCTTCACCGGCGCTTTGGGGGCTACGCAGGCGAGGATGAGTTCGCCATGAAGCGGTTGATCCACAAAGACTCAAACGGCCAGAGACTGATCTCCATGCATGAGGAGAGTGACAGTGATATAGAATTCCAAAAGCCTGCCAGCAGATAA